In one window of Thalassophryne amazonica chromosome 9, fThaAma1.1, whole genome shotgun sequence DNA:
- the cdc23 gene encoding cell division cycle protein 23 homolog has product MAALCSEFGDLVQIKKQLISVISLCKERGLLHSVKWASELAFSLDPLTKDELPTSPPFTEEDAQDLDALTLAKSYFDLKEYDRAAYFLRGCRSQKAYFLYMYSRYLSGEKKKDDETVDSLGPLEKGQVRNEALRELRVELCKKHGAGELDGFTLYLYGVVLRKLDLMKEAVDVFVEAIHALPLHWGAWLELSNLITNIEMLKSLSLPDCWIRDFFMAHMYTELQMIKEALQKYQDLIEAGFSKSTYIISQIAVAYHNIRDIDQALALFNELREQDPYRIDNMDTFSNLLYVKTMKPELSYLAHNLVEIDKYRVETCCVIGNYYSLRSQHEKAALCFQRALKLNPRCLGAWTLMGHEYMEMKNTSAAIQAYRHAIEVNKRDYRAWYGLGQTYEILKMPFYCLYYYRKAHQLRPNDSRMLVALGESYEKLGQHVEAKKCYWRAYSVGDVEKMALLKLAKLHEQLNESDDAAQHYMLYIQDIFSCGEQLEHAEVSTALRYLGQYYFKNKLYNEASLCAQRCCDYNDAREEGKALLRQISQVRDPAETPSADLFAPLSNSNTPIRRVSPLNLITFTP; this is encoded by the exons ATGGCGGCTCTATGTAGTGAGTTTGGAGATCTTGTACAAATAAAAAAGCAGTTAATATCTGTAATATCGCTTTGTAAAGAGAGGGGGCTTTTACACAGCGTCAAGTG GGCTTCTGAGTTGGCTTTTTCTTTGGACCCACTTACTAAAGATGAATTACCCACATCACCGCCATTTACTGAG GAAGATGCACAGGACCTGGATGCACTCACGCTTGCCAAATCCTACTTTGACCTAAAAGAGTATGACCGGGCTGCTTACTTCCTGAGAGGCTGCCGTAGCCAGAAAGCTTACTTCCTTTATATGTACTCTCGCTATCTG tcaggAGAGAAGAAAAAGGATGATGAGACTGTTGACAGCCTGG gTCCTTTAGAAAAGGGCCAAGTCCGTAATGAAGCCTTGCGAGAACTGAGGGTGGAGCTGTGTAAGAAACACGGTGCAGGAGAGTTAGATGGCTTCACCCTGTACTT GTATGGGGTGGTACTGCGAAAACTTGATCTGATGAAGGAAGCAGTGGACGTGTTTGTTGAGGCAATTCACGCACTTCCACTTCACTGGGGAGCATGGCTGGAGCTGAGTAACCTTATCACCAATATTGAAATG CTGAAGTCACTTTCTCTGCCAGATTGCTGGATCAGGGACTTCTTCATGGCTCACATGTACACAGAACTGCAGATGATCAAAGAAGCGCTGCAGAAATACCAGGACCTCATCGAGGCCGGCTTCTCCAAGAGCACCTACATCATTTCACAGATCGCTGTTGCCTACCACAACATCAGAG ATATTGACCAAGCTTTGGCCCTCTTCAATGAGTTGAGGGAGCAGGATCCGTATCGTATCGACAACATGGATACATTCTCCAACCTGCTCTATGTCAAA ACCATGAAGCCTGAGCTGAGTTACTTGGCGCACAACCTGGTGGAGATTGACAAATACCGGGTAGAGACTTGTTGTGTCATTG GTAACTATTACAGCTTACGTTCTCAGCACGAGAAGGCAGCGTTGTGCTTCCAGCGAGCCCTCAAACTGAACCCTCGCTGTCTCGGTGCCTGGACCCTCATGGGCCACGAATACATGGAAATGAAGAACACTTCAGCTGCAATCCAGGCCTACAG GCATGCCATTGAAGTGAACAAAAGAGACTACCGTGCCTGGTACGGTTTAGGTCAGACTTATGAGATTCTCAAAATGCCCTTTTACTGTTTGTACTACTATCGAAAGGCTCATCAGCTCAG ACCAAATGACTCGCGCATGTTGGTGGCACTTGGGGAAAGTTACGAAAAACTGGGGCAGCATGTTGAAGCTAAAAAG TGTTACTGGAGGGCGTATTCTGTCGGAGACGTGGAGAAAATGGCTCTGCTCAAACTGGCTAA GCTCCATGAACAGTTGAATGAGTCTGACGATGCTGCGCAGCATTACATGCTTTACATCCAGGACATTTTCTCTTGTGGG gagcaactggagcatgcTGAGGTGAGCACGGCACTGCGATACTTGGGTCAGTACTACTTCAAGAACAAACTGTACAACGAGGCATCCCTCTGCGCTCAGCGCTGCTGTGACTACAACGAT GCTCGTGAAGAAGGAAAGGCTCTGCTCAGGCAGATCTCCCAGGTCAGAGATCCAGCTGAGACGCCGTCTGCAGATCTGTTCGCTCCACTCTCCAACAGCAATACTCCCATCAGAAGAGTGTCTCCACTCAACCTGATCACCTTCACGCCCTGA